The following coding sequences are from one Anguilla anguilla isolate fAngAng1 chromosome 12, fAngAng1.pri, whole genome shotgun sequence window:
- the LOC118209190 gene encoding P2Y purinoceptor 6-like, translated as MDGDNFTLCPVSEAYKRITFPLAYGLVFVFGLTLNGTVLWFVCGRTKTWSCSVIFLANLSVADLLYVLPLPLLAASYAMGDTWPFGNAACKAAHFLFSLNLGGSVTFLACISVHRFLCARHPAAATRCRARRAATLTCAAVWLLVAVETAPTAIFAHSGFINNTTVCFDMTGPAGFSRYLPYGLFVTAVGFLLPLLVMVTCYCLTARTLCQAGGGVGGGAGQSAKAMRSILALCLLGTLCFLPYHAMRVAYLLVRVHQPANCRLLSLVMLCYKIWRPVVSLNCCVNPALYWSCSSRQRRRLLARLRSRRVRPAARAARPQGIMGKENGPTELPGHHRGALSQNAPGEKPERGSEGKPEPDGHAR; from the coding sequence ATGGACGGGGATAACTTCACATTATGTCCCGTATCAGAGGCTTATAAAAGGATCACGTTTCCCCTGGCGTACGGcctggtgtttgtgtttgggctGACGCTCAACGGGACggtgctgtggtttgtgtgcgGCAGAACCAAGACGTGGAGCTGCTCGGTGATCTTCCTGGCGAACCTGAGCGTGGCGGACCTGCTGTACgtgctgccgctgccgctgctggCCGCGAGCTACGCCATGGGCGACACCTGGCCGTTCGGCAACGCCGCCTGCAAGGCCGCGCACTTCCTGTTCTCGCTGAACCTGGGGGGCAGCGTGACGTTCCTCGCCTGCATCAGCGTGCACCGCTTCCTGTGCGCTCGCCACCCCGCCGCCGCCACGCGCTGCCGCGCCCGCCGGGCCGCCACCCTCACCTGCGCCGCCGTCTGGCTGCTGGTCGCCGTGGAGACCGCGCCCACGGCGATCTTCGCGCACTCCGGCTTCATAAACAACACGACGGTGTGCTTCGACATGACCGGCCCGGCGGGATTTAGCCGCTACCTGCCCTACGGCCTGTTCGTCACGGCGGTGGGGTTCCTGCTGCCCTTACTGGTCATGGTCACATGCTACTGCCTCACCGCGCGGACGCTGTGCCAGGccggggggggcgtgggggggggcgcagggcaGAGCGCGAAGGCCATGCGCTCCATCCTGGCGCTCTGTCTGCTCGGCACGCTCTGCTTCCTGCCCTACCACGCCATGCGGGTGGCGTACCTGCTGGTGCGCGTCCACCAGCCCGCCAACTGCAGGCTGCTCagcctggtgatgctctgctacAAGATCTGGAGGCCCGTGGTCAGCCTGAACTGCTGCGTGAACCCGGCGCTGTACTGGTCCTGCTCCAGCCGCCAGCGCCGGAGGCTCCTCGCCCGGCTGCGCAGCCGGAGGGTCCGCCCGGCCGCCCGCGCCGCGCGCCCGCAAGGCATTATGGGAAAGGAGAACGGCCCGACGGAGCTGCCGGGACACCACCGGGGTGcgctttcccagaatgcaccaggcGAGAAGCCTGAACGAGGCAGCGAAGGCAAGCCGGAGCCAGACGGACACGCCCGCTGA